The following coding sequences are from one Augochlora pura isolate Apur16 chromosome 6, APUR_v2.2.1, whole genome shotgun sequence window:
- the LOC144471818 gene encoding beta-glucuronidase gives MWRLLFLLIGSAITGKSGPEIEYPEIPVEYAPLPLEENAPVPLPGMLYPRESESREVKTLDGLWDFVVSPLGDSLKGYKAAWYANDLSKVGKVMQMPVPSSYNDITTSRELRDHVGAVWYQRTFFVPSAWREQRVFVRFGSVNYLAQVWINGGLVTNHEMGHLPFEAEISSYLIYGGKNRITVAVDNTLLQTSVPQGKIINTAVDNGTVHVQSYTFDFFNYAGIHRPVLLHTKPRVYIEDITVRTGLIGDMGTVKYDILPAGLHEYEIPICRVSLLDAEDTPAIREPVYGFSGTLRVPFARLWWPRGMSSNPGYMYTLEVTLTVANETKADVYRLPIGIRSLVWTNSSVLLNDRTLYMRGFGRHEDSILRGRGLDLVTVARDYELLQWVGANAYRTSHYPYSDEVLDLADRLGFLIIDECPSVDTENFSPILLARHKDSLSELIRRDKNRPSVIMWSIANEPRTQLPEAGEYFQQVAHHTKVLDPTRPITIAMARAVQEDKAGEYLDVISFNRYNGWYNNPGRIDTIVNRVIGEAEAWHRKYNKPVLMSEYGADTMVGLHELPEYVWSEEYQKEILSKHFEAFDQLRNEGFFIGEFIWNFADFRTAQTYIRVGGNKKGIFTRERQPKMAAYHVRKRYHLLQKQLEGTEVPNDLDNYITFRHSQHSEL, from the exons ATGTGGCGTTTACTGTTTCTTTTGATTGGCTCCGCGATAACCGGAAAGTCGGGCCCCGAAATCGAATATCCCGAAATACCGGTAGAATATGCGCCTCTGCCACTGGAGGAAAATGCGCCTGTCCCTCTACCTGGGATGCTTTATCCCCGCGAAAGCGAATCGCGAGAG GTGAAAACTCTAGACGGTCTATGGGATTTCGTCGTTTCCCCATTGGGAGATTCACTGAAAGGCTACAAAGCGGCGTGGTACGCGAACGATTTGTCCAAG GTAGGAAAAGTAATGCAGATGCCAGTGCCTTCGTCCTATAATGACATCACCACTTCGAGGGAACTTCGAGATCACGTCGGTGCTGTCTGGTATCAACGAACTTTCTTCGTGCCTTCTGCGTGGCGAGAACAAAGGGTTTTCGTCAGATTTGGATCGGTAAATTACCTGGCTCAGGTG TGGATAAATGGTGGCTTGGTGACCAATCATGAGATGGGTCATCTGCCCTTCGAAGCCGAGATATCGTCCTATTTAATCTACGGCGGTAAAAATCGCATAACTGTAGCAGTAGACAATACGTTGCTGCAGACGAGCGTGCCGCAAGGTAAAATTATCAACACCGCCGTCGACAACGGAACTGTACACGTACAAAGTTACACGTTCGATTTCTTTAATTACGCCGGCATCCACAG GCCCGTTTTGCTACACACGAAACCACGCGTCTATATCGAAGACATCACGGTAAGAACAGGATTAATTGGCGACATGGGTACCGTGAAATACGACATTCTGCCGGCTGGTTTACACGAGTACGAAATTCCGATCTGCAGAGTGAGCCTGCTCGATGCCGAGGACACTCCGGCCATAAGGGAGCCAGTTTATGGGTTTTCCGGTACGCTCAGAGTGCCGTTCGCTAGACTCTGGTGGCCCAGGGGCATGAGTTCCAACCCAGGCTACATGTACACGTTGGAG GTCACCTTGACCGTGGCGAACGAGACCAAAGCAGATGTCTATAGGTTACCGATCGGAATCAGATCATTGGTCTGGACCAATAGCAGCGTGCTCCTTAACGATAGAACGTTGTATATGCGGGGATTTGGTAGACACGAGGACTCGATTCTGAGAGGTCGCGGTCTGGATTTAGTCACCGTAGCTAGAGATTACGAGCTGTTGCAATGGGTTGGTGCAAATGCCTACAGAACAAGTCACTATCCCTACAGCGACGAAGTACTGGACTTGGCTGATCG ATTGGGCTTCCTAATTATCGACGAGTGTCCTTCCGTTGACACGGAAAACTTTTCACCGATTCTCCTGGCGCGTCACAAAGACTCGTTATCAGAGCTTATAAGGAGAGACAAGAATCGTCCTTCGGTGATCATGTGGTCGATCGCTAACGAACCCAGAACGCAATTACCCGAAGCTggagaatattttcaacaagtCGCTCATCACACGAAAGTGCTCGATCCTACCAGACCGATTACTATCGCCATGGCACGAGCTGTTCAG gaAGACAAAGCTGGCGAATATCTCGATGTGATCAGCTTTAATCGTTACAATGGTTGGTACAATAATCCAGGTCGTATCGATACGATTGTCAATAGAGTTATCGGAGAAGCTGAAGCATggcatagaaaatataataagccAGTGCTCATGTCTGAATACGGTGCCGATACTATGGTCGGATTACACGAG CTCCCCGAGTATGTATGGAGCGAGGAAtatcaaaaagaaatattgtcgAAACATTTTGAAGCCTTTGACCAATTAAGAAACGAAGGTTTCTTCATTGGTGAATTCATTTGGAATTTCGCTGACTTCCGAACGGCTCAAA CGTACATAAGAGTTGGCGGTAATAAGAAGGGAATATTTACAAGAGAGAGACAACCAAAAATGGCAGCGTATCACGTTCGAAAAAGGTACCATCTCCTTCAAAAGCAACTAGAGGGAACGGAAGTGCCAAACGATCTCgacaattatattacattccGTCATTCTCAACACTCggaactttaa
- the LOC144471820 gene encoding zinc finger HIT domain-containing protein 3, with protein sequence MNKPCCVCQKGECSYKCPTCKEPYCSAVCCKIHKTSNCEPKCQQNEPTSDKKTNCKKYDFPTEDTVPIDKLEQLRSNDKLKSILNNPHVRDIMRAILVDENPTKAIALAMGEPIFIEMADACLKIVELPENEQPS encoded by the exons atgaataaaccTTGTTGTGTTTGTCAGAAAGGAGAATGTTCGTACAAGTGCCCCACGTGTAAAGAGCCATA TTGCTCCGCAGTCTGCTGTAAAATACACAAGACTAGTAATTGTGAACCAAAATGTCAGCAGAACGAACCTACTAGCGATAAGaaaacaaattgtaaaaagtatGATTTTCCTACAGAAGATACTGTGCCTATAGACAAATTGGAACAATTACGTTCTAACGACAagttaaaaagtattttaaataatccacACGTACGTGATATTATGCGTGCAATTTTGGTAGATGAAAATCCTACAAAGGCTATTGCCTTAGCCATGGGCGAaccaatatttattgaaatggcAGACGCGTGTTTAAAGATTGTAGAACTCCCAGAAAATGAGCAACCTAGCTAA
- the Lic gene encoding dual specificity mitogen-activated protein kinase kinase lic, with protein sequence MALRRKKNLKLQVSEGTPMPVTPPRNLDKRTTITIGESTFVVEADDLETICILGRGAYGIVDKVRHKQSGTIMAVKRITATVNTQEQKRLLMDLDISMRSSACPYTVQFYGALFREGDVWICMEVMDMSLDKFYTKVYKHDRAIPEDILGKIAFAVVSALHYLYSHLRVIHRDVKPSNILINRKGEVKICDFGISGYLVDSVAKTIDAGCKPYMAPERIDPSGNPSQYDIRSDVWSLGISLVELATGKFPYESWGTPFEQLKQVVKDEAPKLPAERFSANFEEFIDKCLMKDYSRRPNYNQLLELNFITEHATKTTNVAEFVGEILDLPEDEQPV encoded by the exons ATGGCTCTACGTCGAAAGAAAAACTTGAAACTGCAAGTTTCTGAAGGGACTCCTATGCCCGT TACCCCACCAAGAAATCTAGACAAGAGGACTACTATAACGATTGGGGAAAGTACATTTGTAGTGGAAGCAGACGATTTAGAAACTATCTGTATTCTAGGACGTGGAGCGTATGGTATTGTGGACAAAGTACGGCACAAACAAAGTGGCACCATTATGGCGGTCAAg AGAATAACAGCAACAGTTAACACACAGGAACAAAAGCGATTGCTTATGGATTTAGACATATCTATGCGTAGTTCAGCCTGTCCATATACAGTACAATTTTATGGAGCATTATTTAGAGAAGGAGATGTTTGGATTTGTATGGAGGTTATGGATATGAGCCTtgacaaattttatacaaaagtgTATAAACATGACCGTGCCATTCCTGAGGATATCTTAGGAAAAATTGCTTTTGCA GTAGTCAGTGCATTGCATTATTTGTATTCGCACTTACGAGTGATTCATAGAGATGTAAAGcctagtaatattttaattaaccgaaAAGGAGAAGTAAAAATCTGCGACTTTGGTATTTCTGGTTATCTTGTAGATTCTGTTGCTAAAACAATCGATGCTGGTTGTAAACCATACATGGCT CCAGAAAGGATAGACCCGTCGGGTAACCCTTCGCAATATGACATCAGATCCGATGTTTGGTCATTAGGTATATCTCTCGTTGAATTGGCAACAGGAAAGTTCCCGTATGAATCTTGGGGTACACCTTTCGAGCAACTCAAACAAGTTGTAAAAGACGAAGCACCAAAATTACCAGCTGAAAGATTTTCTGCtaatttcgaagaatttattgataaatg TTTAATGAAAGATTATTCACGCCGTCCGAATTACAATCAGTTACTGGAACTTAATTTTATCACAGAACACGCTACAAAAACTACAAATGTTGCCGAGTTTGTTGGAGAAATTTTAGACTTGCCCGAAGATGAGCAGCCTGTGTAG